The following DNA comes from Miscanthus floridulus cultivar M001 chromosome 5, ASM1932011v1, whole genome shotgun sequence.
gcaaagttgcctcctttgccgagtgcctccctgatccggcgctcggcaaaggggcgGGTAGGGGCACTTAGGCGAATTTAGCCGGGCAGTCCAAGCCACACAGCCCCGCGCGCGCGCCGCTCCCGGCCAACGCCACCCCGTGCCACCGCTCCCGGccgtccccgcgccgccgcccgccaaCGCCGGCCCGCCCCCGCACCGCgttgccgccccccccccccctccccgtgCGCCGTGCCCGCGCCCGCCAACCACCgggccgccgccgacgccacgCGCTGCCACCCTTCCCCGCGCCGCCGATCCCGACCATCCCTGCGCCGCCGCCCGCCAACACCGGCCCGCCCCCCGCCCCGCGCACCACCCTCCCCTCCCCGTGCGCCGCGCCCGCGCTCGCCCCCACGCCCGCCAGCCACCGGGTCACCGCCCTTCCCCGCGCCACGCGCCGCCCGCCGCAGCCCCTCCCCATGCCGTGCGCCGGCGCCTGCCCCGGCCCCCGCCAGCCCCCGCCCCCACGCCCGCATGTGCCGAGCGTGGCCAGCTCGCCCACGCCGGCCCGCCAACGCGACgggtggaggaggagaggaggaggaggagggggaggaggtgaggaggaggcatggaggaggaggaggagggggaggaggggaggaggaggagtaggagccggccctgcccccggccatGCCCCGTGGACCGCCTGCCCCGACGCCGCCCATGCCCGACCCCGTTCCCGACTCcggcgaccccgaccccgaccccgacgccgcccgcccctacccccgacacccgtcaggtatgccctctctcttgttgttgtcgtggtagtgatagttgtagtagtattagttgtagaagtagtgctagtggtagtagtagtattagaagtagtggtagtagtagtagaactagtggtagtagtagtagtagaagtagtggtagtagtagtagtagtagaactagtggtagtagtagtagaagtagtggtagtagtagtagtagaactagtggtagtagtagtagcaatagtggtagttgtagtagtagaactagtggtagtagttgtagcaatagtggaagtagtagtagaagtagtggtactacttggatatattcttctgcatagattgatatccaaactacatggcttctcttgagacatatgtgcttgtcggccatcgtgccgttgttttttgcagattttggaaacctcaccgtgcaggggaggttctgccaaatTTTTTTTAATGACagtatttttgcacctatttctaattacgtcttgtttttcttttttattgcaggtgattgaacaaagatggtgggcgaccgtcataggtccgtgaactcgatttaccaaagaccacgccggctgcaggaggaggcggagggggcagcgaagggatcggacaggaggaggaggaggaggactgccaGCCATAGGAGGGGTCCGTCTCCTCCCACACCgcgtgaggaggagctggaggaggaggtggcgcccgtggacgagtcggacgaggagctggttcggcagacggacgaggaggGGCTGCATGAGGATGACAAGTGGGAGGcagcaggcacgggttccgcttcctctgactcctcttcgagtgtctacttgcgaggttccgtgagcctcccacaggttctgcttcctcaccaacgcccagtgattcgccccgaagggcaaaagtaagtaattttatatgttatcaccactacttcatatgatatgatgaaaaaaaactaataatttttcttaatcacttgtgcaggaactgggtggttgtgtcgggtggtagcgcatggctagtcaacggcatcctgggtcttctatgcaggcaacacttccccgacaTTGTCacatacgcatcgaagacggagccggcctactcctttgaccactacgtcgtcgccctcgatgcggagtacccccaACAAGGCggtgcgggtgaaggcagagttttgggtaagtctccctcgcacaacattgttcaatacgtcgcattcattggacttttcttgaaataatgaatggatacatcgcttttgtatgcagacttattacaaatgcgaggagggatttgaggccagggcggagcaggtgactaccaaaacCTATaaaaaaactcatcaccgacatgcatcacgaggtgcgcatcttggccatcgtaacctactacgggtcgaagcttggagagaggaaaaccaagaaagacataagagagatgcagctgacccgggagcagtaccttgaggtaaatgaagaacatcaatattgattcgttttgagattaagttggtttaatttgatcttcttatatgtccaatacttgatgacgcgtagatgattccctggtggtgccaaacgtatcccgagtgctgggcgatgatggtggagaggtggttcacggaggagtacctcaagatgcacagggatgctcgggaccgtcgtttgcagatgtaaggtccagcacaccatcaaggcagccgcagcctcgccggatacaaacaagcatgggtacgtgaattcatttatctattgtgacgctcagttctgcctgatatctaatcatcgtgctgtctttctcgcagtcggtgtcacatagtggctaggcttgctcgtacttccaggcatggtgtatggcccacaagggcaaggcggcgtccgacgtctcctccaacctggaggacccgcccgaggcatacacgaacccgagcgtccactcctgcatcagtgagtacactaaggtggcgaggtcgcaccatgggccagaccacgatccgagcacccaggacttcgatggagagactgtcatgagggcagggcaaggcaagaagcatgggtgattctggcttggcgacggcatcatcgacacagcctctactccctctctctcccagatccgagcacggagcacgagcgagagcccggccattcgcacacggctgaTCGctacacagcaccgggtcgacgcactcgaggttattcttgtttactcgtcatacattgatctttacacaccttaattagctttgcactactgaaacattggagtgaaatattgcaggcccagctgtaacaagaaatgaggcaacgtcaggagctggaggccgggcagcagaggatggcggcccagctggaggccgagtgggccgagcggtaggcccaggcgcagaggctgacggacattacggagttcctacaagggcttgggcaacgtgtgggcttctctctgccagctgggctatTGGTTTCACCTCCGCTTCCACGTCCTGCAGTTgcagctactcctatgagtatgaaagttttttactttcgcttgtgctttgcttgtatggcctctaccttcctagattagctatccaaataatcttgtctcacatgcaatcttttctcctttgtgcaatcTCTATTTGAcagtggttcgaataatccacctcatgcacctccgaatgatggagctggaccttcaccatagtcgcagtggccgagatgagtgcacgttgtatttttttcatttgttgttcacttggtgatggacttgtgatatacttgtgatgcacttatggactttgatggacttgtggatttatttggatggacttgagcacttattattatatatgtgatatatattatgatggatgtgatatgtggatggatgagatatatatgtgatggatgagatatatatgtgatatatgtttgtattaatttatttgtcatgatggaacgtaaaaaaaattaaaaattgccgttttgggtcactttgccgagtgttgcactcggcaaagaacctcgttgtcgagtgtcatggtcacagcactcggcaaagctgaaaaaatgggcgttccgaaaaccatttttccagctttgccgagtgccatgaccatgatactcggtaaagaattttttttaaaaaaaaattcaaactttgccgagtgcgggccagagggcactcggcaaagaatttttttttaaaaaaaattcaaactttgccgagcgccggctagggggcactcggcaaagaatttttagaaaaaaaataaataaaacatctttgccaagggccggatagatgacactcggcaaagaattttaaaaaataaaaataaaaaaaatttgccgagtgcctgcagggttggcactcggcaaagcgatcgTCAACGGGGCCGACGCCATGACGATCGCTTTTCTTTGcagagtgcccgataaaaaacactcagcaaagaggactttgccgatcaattttttgccgtgtgttctttgccgagtgccgcactcggcaaaggctttgccaagtgcaattgggcctttgccgagtgcctcaggcactcggtaaagaacctgaatccagtagtgggtGATTGTAGCAAGTAGCGCATAAGGGGAGACCGGGAATTCCCTGAAGAAGGTCACATACGACTGCAGGCGTGCACAAAAGTACAATTCAGATCATCAGTTCCATGCATGACTACTTAGGAACAGTAGTTAGCACTGTGTATACGCATATAGAATAACGAATGAACATGACGAGGATCGATCGGAGAAGCAAACTGAATGGATCGGAGATAGTAACAAATTAAAGGAAGCACCATCCAGCAGATTGCATTGCATGCCTTCTTTTCAGCCGACGCCGGGGTCTGCAGAGCGAAGAGCAGCAGCGCCcaggcgaggaggaggaagacGCGGTTGGCTCCTCTCCCCATCGCGCTCGATTTGCTAGCCTCTCGGCGCGCGCGCGCGTTTTATATTTATGCATACATACGCTCTCCGCGAGGAGCACGAGCCCACAGGCTCACACGTTACGAAACTGCCGCtccttgatgagctccacatgCCACAACGTGCATCGGTGCGTGCAATAATGCAACCTCTCCACCTCCTAGGATCCGGCAAAGTCGTTGAACAACTCTCTTGGATAAAGGCACTGCAAGTAGAACCTCTCTCTTGATTATATTGTGCCATCAGAATTTCCTAATGTCAAAAGTTGTGGTAAGATTATCACACTGCACGGTACCAAAATTTATGTCTGGTAGGTTTCGCAAATAGGTCTAACCGACATTCCTAGAAATAAACATATAAGGTCAATTTTGGTTTTTAACATACGTCCCCGTGTTCTGAGGTGAAGCTTGCAAGTATGAAAAGCATTCAAAGACAAAAATTATTCTGAGAACATTGCAAAAACATAATGAATTGGTCATCCTTTATGCTAAGGATGATATTCACATATATCAGCCATAAAACCCACTGGTTTAAATAATATGGTTCACTGATTTTCATTTTGCTTGCAATAGCAGGTACAAAACCATCTTTGCACACACAAAGAAAGTCATAATCTGAAATATATCCAAATCTATTAAGCATCAACCCATATAGACCATCTTTGGAAGCACTAAGAAAGTCATAATTTCAAATGTCCAAACCTATTAAGCATCAGACCTCATCATGCACCCAAATAGAAGAACCATCAGTCATAGCAATATCAACTAAAGCATCAGCAGGCATGCCCTCTACTTCAACCCCGTCCCATTGAATCAATATGTAAGATAGATAGAAGGAACGCActgttcgcatgaatccaatcatgccCTAATATCACACAGTAGAAAGACTTACAttatggttatctagtgccaaTTGTGAGGTCTAACAAATGTGTTGCATTTAGAATCAAGTGGAGTTGTGAGATGAGTTTGACAaacctttggaaaatgtttgaaaAATGCTAGCTAAGAACTAGTGTTAGCATGTTTGAAAAAGGGTTTGAAAATAAGTCGTTTCTATTGTTTCATAGTGCACCAGAGCTCTTCGGTGCAACCACCAAAGAGATGGAACAATGGCTAACCCTAGATGTTGTGAGTGCAATACGTGGTGCTTCCGCTGCTATGACCATAAAAAAGCATTGGACAGTTGGAACAATGCACATGTTATAGAGGCGCCAAATTTGAAAAACCCTCACTGGATTTCTCCGGCGCTCTACTGGAGAAAAGCACCAAGCATAGTGCATGATTTTGAGAGACAAAGCAGCACAGTGCACTAGAATTCTCTGGTGCCCTCACCAGATAGATCACCGAATAACAGTCAATTTGACATATTGCCAGTTACAATTGCTTGATTTATCAGGTGCATAACTACGGTGTACGCCAGAGCTATGCAGTGTGGTATGCCAAAGCACGGTGAGGGGGTAACAACTAGTGTGTGGCTTGGAGATAGTGAGGGGCTATTGTACTCATCCTTACCGGATAAGGAAAAGGGAAATTTTAGTAGAATGGAGGTATTGAGTATCTCCTTGGTTGTAGTCGATCGGCTCAAAGATCAATGCTCAAGGTACCGAgacaaccatgtagggttgggagCTTGATAGTGGAGTGGCGAAACATTGAGCTCACCTCAGCCTAGACTAAGGGTGACCAGTAAGTCACCGATCTCAAGTTCAATTCAAGCTCCTTTTTGTATTGTTTACTTTCTTAAAACTTGAACTTCTTACTTGTCAACCTAGGTTGAAGACCCCACTAATTAGGAAGTAGCTTATTATTTAGGATCTCTTGTATAACTAATCAAAATTGCCAAATGTCTTAGATTTTTAGTGGCCACCGTCGCTCTAGCCGGTTCCATGCACTCTTGTAAAATAAATGAATTACTGGATGATTGCAtactctttttttatttttaattactAAAGCGTTTATTTTGATAGATATTTCTTTAAAAGCTATTACAGTTTCTTGCAGCAGGATTGTAAGTGAAAAAGGAAGAGGCCAGTAATTAACTAGATAGTTTTGCTCTTTTGCTTCTGTGTTGAATTTATTATTTGGCATGAAGGGAGATGGAAGAGGTACTAAGGCTTAGTTTCCTTCGAGGACGGGAAATTTGGCCAGAGCAAGCAACAAATTTGGCCAGTGAGTGTGTCCAACGAGTAGCGCTCGATCGCGAAAGGGCCTGTAGTCTAATAATGGTTAGAAGAGCCCTATTAGCACCTCAAATTCTGGGTTTGACTTCCCGTGGGAGTAAATATtttaggatttaacggcgctgtgctttcagtggtagacgaCGTTCCCGTCGATAGCGAGATGTTTGTTATGACTTCATCAATCTCGAGTATTTACCGGCTCAGCCTTCAAAGATACTCATAGGGGTAGAGTTTGCGTGCATGCGTTTATAGAGGTGAGTGTGCATGCGTTTGTGAGTATCTACGTTATACTGGGTAATTGTAAAAAAAAAACGAGTAGCTCTCGGTCACCAGAGCCTGGGTTGACCCAAAAACCAATCTAAATTTAATTTAGGCCATGTTCGGTTATAACTCATTTCATAGTGGTTAGAGGGGATTGAAACGGATTAGGAGGAATTTTGACTTTCTAGCGATTTAAACCACCTCAATCCCGTTGATTCATTTGCAACCGAACCTGGCCTTAATGGGTACCGCGAGTGGTTCTCTCGGTTGATTTGTTTTGACCCACTTGCCTGTTTGCCTGATGGCGTGGCCTATTTATTTGTGCCAAGTCAACGCCTGGGCGTTTTATATACTCTCCGCGAGGAGCACGACCCCACTTTAAGAAACCTGGCATCTAAGCATCCCGCTCCtatacagaatggacttgttgtcccgggcggtaacagcctttagtcccggttaccgcgccgggacaacgatcccgggactaaaggtggaaccttcagtcccgggtcatcgagccgggactaaagagggacctttagtcccggttggtaacaccaaccgggactaaaggccctccagccgagcaacctggcgtaccctttagtcccggttggtaacaccaaccgggactaacggttcaccctttagtcccggttggtaaccccaaccgggactaaaggttccttttctttttcattttttttgtttaatttgttttcagttcagttacacgtatttgtttaatatataatatgtttttatgtacgtattctacgctgctaatataaatacacgcatgcgtataattacatctaattctcatcttgagcattattatattcgaataaagtatgaaactatatatattatagatatatatatatgtatatatacaacactttcataatcttgttctcgaaaataacgatatcaataaacatttaatttacatcatttattccttaggatcaaagtagaactcgccgttgggatttagcactttttctagaagatatcctgctattgactcttgaactgctttcagatggtctttttgcatgacccttcgtttcaaccattcagtcttgcatttgaaataaaaggaaaagtattaatacacatatatgtatatatattcatttaaaaataaataaaaattgatatatacgtactctgaggacatcttcaggagttcttcttatgtgcgcagtgataaattcacaaacgtagtatccacacaagttattacctggttcctgccgcaaacaccactgtacgagaagaagattattctcatcatctcacacgtaaattgaagtacgatatagtaattaaacacgtggagaagtgtatatagtacaacttactggtatttcaactacattaagtggtgccttgcaatccttgcgatgttgccgaataaactctttccaaaccctgtgcgaccaataatgtacgatcgttaataaattatggcaaagtctattcaataatagttgtgcgcgagagatcgaaattacccctggataatgtctatcatatcttggtatagtgcccgttcttttctcaacgagtcaaagattagtaaccgacttgagtttaactcaatgacaatgagtatccagtgaaaactgcattggtttatacacacacgtacatgcatataagttgtattgatattacataaaatgtgtagactacattattattaacacttactcaaagttgtatgggaaaagtattgttgtcttgtcgtgctgcttcacgaagaacatcatgatattctcctgtgcttcagatacccatcgctccttgacaataataccggttttgaatacgatataaggatcaatgaagccaacactggtgtcttgtattctttggagctctgacatctggaatctgtatataaatataagttacatgtgaggataattatatacacgtacgcatggaagtgagtttattaaataaaagtaagaatcacttacaaacaaaaggagctaatgattgatttgtccagagcgtccatgtggtatagttgatgcaattcttcgaaactaatatgtaagatgtcatcgccacggaagtaatgatggtctctaaatctgacaaagatccactgctcacccctgccacacgcctgcatgtaccacttgttgagcaagtacatttgcgtacccaattcattcagagccgcagggttgtacagacttttgccatatttataagtcttccaggtatcaacttccaggttctggattggagctttgcccgtcaattgatccaaggttaaaccagtatcttgaaaaaaagcattaagggcttgaaccgacacttctccagagttgtctggtcgatagacttctatgttggaaccatattgattagcaacaacaagattttgcattggttgcttctgttgtccgagctgtgggacatccttccctgatgctcttttccttttcttatctgcatcatgtgacttcacgagggagcggtcatagtctgatagtggcgaaggcttacgaagttcaatcatctttttcttgtgagcatcgaccttctgcctcagcacctctcgtggtaggtaaaagtacggcttctccttaagcttcgcttgactcttctttttggtatctataaaaaaatctttcacttttttgtcttcttcagctgctatttgctcatcagtcttttcagaaagtatttcttgagaaataactctttttctcggggtcttctttgccgccgggaccttagacgtctttgtagtgcgtcgctgtggagggggtgggggcggtgttggagaccggcgtggaggcgatgtggccggtgttggtggagaccggcgtggaggcgttggagatcgttgtggaggcggtggggccggtgtaggagttggagatcgttgtggaggcgatggggccggtgtaggagttggcgatcgccgtggggatgaagtcgtctcgccccccgcgacgctgtgatgagatggggaatgaatgattaggctaggctggggggagaccctgctacaaaaac
Coding sequences within:
- the LOC136454184 gene encoding uncharacterized protein, giving the protein MGRGCGGRRVARGRAVTRWLAGVGASAGAAHGEGRVVRGAGGGPVLAGGGAGMVGIGGAGKGGSAWRRRRPGGWRARARRTGRGGGGGNAVRGRAGVGGRRRGDGRERWHGVALAGSGARAGLFRILYNLRDIRGIALHIDEGFVTRL